The Punica granatum isolate Tunisia-2019 chromosome 4, ASM765513v2, whole genome shotgun sequence sequence TATAAACTATATTACGTGATATATTCATTGTCGAGAGTCATTATTAGCTgtcattttgttttcttgatGTGACAACTGAGATACTATTTTAGCAAAGTATACCTTTCACCCTTGTCCGAAATAATAAATAccttatatttaattttaaaatatttatgattATGTCTTATCCTTAGAATTAATTTGTTCCCTTCTTTATAATTGACAATGATATACATAGTTTGGACAACCAAAATTCTATTGTTCAAAATCATTACAAAGATCGTCCGTTAGTttgattattttcaaaaaaaaaaaatattaggcTGACATATATGCCAGAATGTGAGATTAATATCTTCTTTTTGAGAATATACGATTTATGGAAGGTTGTCATCATGAACACTTTGTTTCGGTTTCCATATTTGAAGTCATTTTTCATTGAATTATTCGAatattgataataataataattttaaaaaaagctGAAAAATCTTCATAATTATGGTATTCTAATTATGATGTCTCGACGGTTCGTCTCTCTAATTTCACATTTAAAGTTCAAATTTCTGATTCATTAATAAAGGGGCATTCCCACAAGTGTTGGTGCCATAAACATCTGGCTATATGCAATACTTAATTAAATGGATAGAGGGACATTAAGTCAGATACTCATTTTTTATTTCGTGAAATTTCATATACCTTTTTAGTCGTGAATATTGTTGTATTATTACATGGAATCATTTCTTTAAGGTGTTGTCATGTTTatccatttattattattaatatgttTTTCCTTCTAAAATGATATTTGTGCCATAGTTGGAATATTAAGGTTTTCAAAgcagaaaaaatgaaattaagggAGATTTCAACAGTAGAAATGCAAGCTTGAACCCGataatactttttcttttcccttgttttcttttcttatatatagataggcGTATGTCAGGGATCAGTTTTGTAAATATTTGAGGAAATTTGAAAGCATTTTCCAAAATTTCGAGTATAAAATCTAGCAAACCTAAATTTGGGGTAGAGCATTAATCAATGGTTACTTACTCGCTTCAGTACTAATCATTTGTTCAATGAAATTGGAAATTTTAATTAGCATCACACAGTTATATAGTGCTGGGGAAAAAATGTGAGCAAAATATATGCTATGCGCctcaattatatatgacttttTAGATTACAAAAATCGATTTCGCGTGGTATTAATACaaggaaataataatatgtcaaAAGTTGATGAACAAATTAACAAATAGATAAGTTTTTTAATCTATTTTGACGAAATAGTACAAGTACTAATTCGTTATCTATAATACGTTTAACGGTTTTTTCCTATAAATTGCGACTTCTTTTAAAGGTTACAAAAAATTATGGTTTTGAGACAAATTAGGGTTGGTGCAAGATTCTTATGAGTAACATATGTAAAATACAAGAATATATAGCATGAAACTAATAATTCCACGTGCTATTATGAGATTGGTtgtcataatatataatattaaactCAACCCAGTATTTCATTGAAATCATATTTCAGACTTTTCGGACATATTGGCACATACCATAGAAGTATATATAGGtccaaatattataaaaagtttaataaaataatcaaaacaaaggaggaaaataaataatgtggaatttttatattctcaTGAAGAATTAgagaatttatatttctaaAATGGTTTAAAAGGcaagtagagagagagagagagagagagagcttggTAGCCGTCATTCGATGCAGTATCCCCTCTCCCCTAATTCATCTCCATTctgtgaaaatgaaaaaattgtgaaaataattcctccaaaaaaaaatcacatatatatgaaattatatatgtatatatgtttgtgtattttatatgtataatgtcaaggaaaagaaaaatctctctctctctctctctctctctctctctctctctctctctctctctctctctgaaatGCATAGCGATAGCAATTACACCCTCTTCTCCTCCCATTAAATGCTATTGCACCCTCTCAATGCGCTCTGCAATTACTCCTCCCTGTCAtctctttccctttccctGTCTCCATCTCCCTCCCCCCCTTCCCCTTCCCCCTTCCTTTCTCCAtagccttcttcttcttcctcctccctccGTTTCTCAGTTATCATCAAGGACAACCGACCTCAAAAGTCCCCGGTTAATTAGTTTCTCTCAACACCCAACGAAGGTCGATCTCCAAACCCTTCTAGTCTCTACCGCTTCACGTTCCGTATCGTAGTTTTCTTTCGATCGGTgtatcccttttttttttgggagggGGTTAGGCATATGCCGGAATATGTCGTGCTTACTCGTTTTGTGGTTCTCTCTCACTTGTTGCAGGCTGGCATACACATATATTACATAAGGTTCCATGCAAAAGTGTGAGTCAGTCGTGGCGAAATCTTCCTACCGGGCGTTACATTTGCTCTGCCtctccccctccctctcttttccataatttcccttatattttccaatttttttaccaaaaagggaaaaaaaaaaaatttgccaGTGAGACCCAGAAAACCCTTATAGCTTTTGTTTTATAATTCATTGGCCTCGTGCATTGGCACGTAGGGTgaggaaaaagggaaaaagggcACCACTCTCGAAGAAGAAACGTATGCCTCAGTCAGCTCTCCCCCTCTATAATACCTAAGCTTTTTTCCCTTAGTCAACTCTCTCATCAAGGGGAGAGAGTACGTactatagagagagagagaatccaTAGGGAAGAAGATACACCATATCGAGTTCTCTTAGTTTGGCCGGTTTAGGGTTTTTGGGCCTCTTAGCATGCTCGCTGGAATCATGATTCCGGCAAGAGATCATATGATGCCCTCGATGATCGGGAGCAACGGGAACCTCGCCGCTTACGGATCGACTTCCGGGCTCTCTCTCAGTCAGGTatttttgctttatttttccattttcctccttccttttttttttatccatgTCTGTCAGTATAAATCCACCATTTCATATGATCAGTCTGACTGTTTAGCTCTTAAGGCGACAACTaccaaatttttttctaataccCATTTCCACTATTTTCCAtcacatctctctctctctctctctctctctctttttaattatgaatttttcatcaaaattctCTTAACCAAGTGTCTTCGGGGTGAAGTACATCATTTTtcactaattttattttattcactCTTTTTGTTTCGTCAACGGAATCTGGAAAAAAAGTCCACTCTGAAGTCAACAGTCTCCTGTGGAGACCAACTTTGCTATTCCCAGCAAAATCCTTCTCGATTTCCGAGAAGACGCGTAATGGGTCGCATGAGGACTCAAATTTTGGATAGATGATGGTTTTCCATGAAAACTAAACCTTATCCTTCGCGAACCCTTTTTCTCTTCCATCATTTCGACCAAAATCCACTGATCCGTATATGATCAGTCAGTCCTGCTGCTGCTGTCCACAGAATGATTTTTGAGGGGCTATTTCGTTATCTTTTTTGTTAGACTTGAAAAATCCATAAAGCATTCGGAATTCTAAAAGAGCtatcggaaaaaaaatatgttccAGCCAAACTTGATGGATGGAGGTCATCATCAGCTTCATCCGCTCGAGATGGCCCAGAACAACTCAGAGGGAGACCTTGCCCGCCTCCGGGATGAGGAGTTCGATAGCACAAAATCAGGCAGTGAAAATCAAGAGGGCGCCTCGGGGGACGACCAGGAACCCCGCCAAAAGAAGAAGCGCTACCACCGCCACACACAGCATCAGATCCAAGAAATGGAAGCGTATGTCGGACTTTCCTTTTCGCATAATCGActtaaaaatgaattttacaTAATTCTTATCTAATTAATAGGGTTGAATTAAAATCCTAATCAGAGTAAGAGTGcccctttttttgtttcaaattaatgggtttttctaaaattgaaaatggcAGGTTCTTCAAGGAGTGTCCTCACCCTGATGATAAGCAAAGGAAGGAACTAAGCCGGCAATTAGGGTTAGAGCCTTTGCAGGTGAAGTTTTGGTTCCAAAATAAGCGGACCCAAATGAAGGTATAAACTCTTTCCTTTCCCAAACCGAATCGTATGCCCGCTATTATTTCTACGAACCaaatctaaaattattttatataaccggcttttgattttaattttgacatATCAGTTGCAGTTAAATCAAAAGTCCCATAGCTACATAATTTGACATGTcataataatatttcaaatatGTGCACGTTATCTAATAACTTATACGTTACATATGCCTATCATTTACTGAGGGAAAAATTACATCATTACCTTAAAGACTGTATCACACGTGACGCATAATTTATAAAGTTACCAACATTGTTTTGTGTGCCATCTTTCGGTTATGGTGCTTTGCTAAAAACTCATTGCTTTAACGTCATCTCATCTCCGACAGACCCAACATGAGCGCCATGAAAACACACAACTTCGAGCTGAAAATGAGAAACTCAGGGCTGATAACATGAGATACCGAGAAGCCCTAAGCAATGCCTCTTGTCCCAACTGCGGAGGGCCCACTGCAATCGGAGAGATGTCATTCGACGAGCACCACATGAGGTTGGAGAATGCCCGTCTAAGGGAAGAGGTATGCAATGTTAAACATTGTCCTGATGGagtaaatatatgaaaatagagTTAAGGATGTAGTGCACAACTCTTTTGATTGTTTCCTTATATTTATTGTATGATGTATCTTTCCAGATTGATAGGATATCAGCTATTGCCGCAAAGTATGTGGGGAAGCCGGTGGTGAACTACCCTATTCTTTCTTCTCCAATGGCTCCTAGGCCACTTGAGCTCGGAGTCGGTGGGTTCGGGGGACAGCCTGGAGGGGAGATGTTCGGAGGAGCTGGAGACCTTCTCAAGTCGATCAGTGGCCCCACGGAAGCTGATAAGCCCATGATTATAGAGCTCGCCGTGGCGGCCATGGAGGAAATGGTTAGGATGTCTCAGCTCGGGGAGCCCCTTTGGACTGTTAGCTTGGATGGAGCCACTGATGTCCTCAATGAGGACGAGTACATCCGGACATTTCCCAGGGGTATCGGTCCAAAACCCTCGGGATTTAAATCTGAGGCCTCTCGGGAAAATGCTGTTGTCATAATGAACCACATTAATCTTGTTGAGATCCTCATGGATGTGGTAGGATTTTCTTCTACTTCTGCATGTGTCATTAATTTCACATTCGAagttgcagtgcacatttagcACTAGGTCCAGCTTTTTCGGAGCATTACCGTTACTGACTATGCATGTACAATATCCCCAGCACATGGAAACTTCCATGAACGTAAATTGTTGACTTGCCCTAAACCGTTATTGGCTGTAAGAATAATTTACCGACTTCCCCCTTAGGTATCAAAAGATCTCCAGAGTAATTCTTGTTCAATTAAAAACCTGTTTGAACAACTCAATTCAGTCGACAACACTTTTTATTATCACGTACTCTAAGGTATTTGactacattaattaatttctatattcTGATCAGGGTTAGAAAGTTTGTGACATGTTACTATGAAGTGGATGTATTGGTTTAACATTTACATGGTTAATCTTTAGGATTATTATGATATAAATAGTTACATGTAGAGTActagaattaattaaaaataaaaacttatgGTTCATGCATTCTTTTTCTAATGTAGAATCAGTGGTCGAACGTGTTTTCCGGCATCGTCTCAAGAGCAGCCACACTGGAAGTTTTGTCCACCGGAGTTGCTGGGAACTACAATGGAGCTCTGCAAGTGGTAAGTGACCTAGAacgattttttctttttttccttgaataACACATTGAATGATTTGTATACATATAAGTACGTGCCGGTGTGTTTGTGTCTTTGTCTCTATGATGTGGAAATTTTAGTTTTGCTGATCTAAATTTGGAATAAAATCTGCTCTGTATGCCAAGCATATGTAAGTATAGAATTGTGAGACTGATTTTCCTCATAATTCAGATTATTAATAGTCAGTCGATTCTTGCCCTTTATGTCTGtgaaaatttgatttagtATCTCTTTTCCATTAATTACTCATTCTTATTGGGTTGGGGCACGACCCTTCTTGGTATATGGATATTTTCTCAAAATACATATCAGGAAATAGGTTTGCACCTCGTTTCGCATGCATGAAACCCTTTTTAATTTGAACATGATTAACAGATGACTGCAGAATTTCAAGTTCCGTCCCCACTCGTTCCAACTCGTGAGAGCTACTTTGTGAGATACTGTAAGCAGCATGCTGACAGTACGTGGGCTGTGGTGGATGTTTCCCTGGACAATTTACGTCCGAGTCCCACCGCAAGATGTAGGAGGAGGCCATCAGGATGCGTGATTCAAGAGATGCCAAACGGCTACTCGAAGGTAATAAGAATGTCATACAACACAGATATGTAAATATACTGAATCTTTTGGTTAGGTCATTGCATAGAGTAGGGTTATTTAGTGAACCGACAGCTTTATGTGAACTGAGAGTAGGGTTACTTAATATAGAACTTTTTGTGCCCTAGGTTGTTTGGGTTGAACATGTAGAAGTCGATGACAGAGGTGTGCATAGCTTGTACAAGCAACTTGTGAACTCAGGCCATGCATTCGGGGCTAAGCGCTGGGTTGCTACCTTGGACCGACAGTGTGAGCGCCTTGCGAGTGCCATGGCTACAAACATCCCTACTGGTGAAGTGGGTGGTAAGTTATCGAGCTATAGTTTAGGGATTTATTTTACATACATGTTAACCACTTGCAAAATTATTACGGTAAGCCAAAAATCTGAACCTTGCATTACCATGGTTTTGAGAGTTGTATTATCATACTTCTTTTGCTGTCATTTTAAATTTCGATCTCTTTCTTTGATAGaggatttatttcatttatgtGCACTCCGtgtaacttttttttcaacAAACCTGGGCACCAAAAGTTTCCCCACAGTGCAAAATATCATCAAAATACTATCGATTAGAAAGGCTTCAGGCATGTTCGATATCTTGGAAAGTTTTTTTGCTTATATATAGGCCAAGTCTGCTACTAAAATGATAGATTCATTCAATTATAACATTATAATTAGAATCGCATATGAAATATCTGCTATTGACATGATAGACACATccaataataattaacattGTAAGAATTGTATATGGAATATGAAAGTGTCCTATAAGCTGGGCTTTAAAGCTGGATATCAATGTGTTTTATGCCTAGGGATTATTTTTAAGTAGTGTAAGTATATGATATTGATAAGTTGTTAAGTGGTTTTGCTTCTCGTTAATTATATTACTTTCGTACTTGTATAGTTATAACTAGTCAGGAAGGGAGGAAGAGCATGTTGAAGCTCGCTGAGAGAATGGTGATAAGCTTCTGCGCTGGAGTGAGTGCCTCCACAGCCCACACATGGACCACACTGTCCGGAACCGGAGCAGATGATGTTCGGGTCATGACCCGCAAGAGCGTTGACGACCCAGGCAGACCTCCGGGCATTGTTCTCAGTGCTGCTACCTCCTTCTGGCTCCCCGTCCCACCCAAGCGCGTCTTTGATTTTCTGCGAGACGAGAACTCCCGAAGTGAGGTATGCTTTGAGCTCACAAGCCACTACCTCTATAGAATTTCAAAGTAACGTTTGAAAATGGAATTACCAAAATATTGACTGTTGTTGATAATGTTAATGGTAGGATGcaagtgtgtgtacatataCAGTAACACTTCTTATtcacgtgtatatatatatatatataatgcttgTCCGTCAATCCTTTCAAAGGTTTATTTAACTGAACTTCTTGAATTTATTTAGTGGGATATTCTCTCTAACGGTGGGGTGGTTCAAGAGATGGCCCACATTGCTAATGGCCGGGACACAGGCAACTGTGTGTCTCTTCTGCGTGTAAATGTAAGTATCATGAGCATTACATGGATTTAACTATCATATTCTGGTCggttttaatattttactgAAGTATCgagaactatatatattttgtatccAGAGTGCTAATTCCAGCCAAAGCAACATGCTGATACTGCAAGAGAGCTGCACCGACTCGACAGGATCTTTTGTGATCTATGCCCCAGTGGACATCGTGGCTATGAATGTGGTTCTCAATGGTGGAGACCCTGACTATGTTGCCCTCCTTCCCTCAGGATTTGCCATTCTTCCCGATGGCTCTGCAGCGCCAGGGGGAGAGGTGGGGCCTTCAGGGTCTCTACTGACCGTCGCGTTCCAGATTCTGGTCGATTCAGTCCCAACCGCCAAGCTCTCATTGGGTTCCGTCGCTACTGTTAACAGTTTGATTGCTTGCACTGTTGAGAGAATTAGGGCTTCTTTGTCTTGTGAGACTGCTTAACACCCCCAGGTCTATTATATCTTGGTAAGTTGAAGCCTTTTACCTCTCAGTTTCcttaattttctcaaattccTATAGTAATCTTGTTctctttctctgtttttttttttttttttgcccgaCCCATTTTAAGTTGTGACAAGTGAGAAGGACGGAGAGGAAGGTGGAAGAAAGGAACATCAAGGAATTGGCCGGGCGAAGTCAAGAGCGCACCTTACATGATCGTTGCGAATAATCAGTCTTCTGTTTAGGTACTGAAGAGCAGCCTAGGCATTTTATTGTGCAGCGCAAGGATTAGAGGTTCGGGTATTGACTTCCCAGAAGCGAGAGAGTAACGTAAAGTGGAGAAGAATTAACTTAAGACCTTGGGGTTTCCAGTTCTCGATGATGATGAAGCATTTCGAAGACCTCTCGCATATGTTTTACATTTTAGTTCAAACTTTCAATATCTTAGCTTAGAATTAGGGCTTATGTCGATCGAGTCTGTTGAGCCCCTTAAATAGTTTGTGTCCTGTCTTGCTGTCCAGTTTGTGTCTAATTTCATGGTGTCTCTTGAAGCAGTTAGGTTATTGAGAAAGCTCTCACCGACAGACACTGGCTTCTCTAGGTTGTCCTTTCTATTCGTCAATGCAAAGTGCAAATGCTTCATCCTCCATAGTTCTGCAGAAATTTCCCCTTCCAAATATCATTTTGATTCTCctcatctatctatatataacatattctGTCAAGACCCGGTGAGGTTCAGTCCTCACAGTGTGGAGATCCTGATCGTGGTGCTTAGTTCTGGTGAGGCAATTCCGATTCCGACAAGGACTTGTAACAACAAGGGAGTGCTCTGCTGCTAGAGAGCGAGTATGGAGGGAAAACCTGCTTTGGATTTGAACATGTGCCAGTGCTTATACTGCATCAGATGACTCTGCTATATCCAACTTATTTAAACTACCTGCAGTTGGGTAGCTGGGATCTGCAGCTTCAAGGGTCAGACTTCCTCTGGTCAGGTTGCTTCGAGGGAATCGAGTCAGGTTTTTTGCCATACTGTTCATCATGTTCTCATTAAAGTAGCAAGATACTTTCGGTGTAATCCACATCAACACTGGAAAAGGCTCTGCCTCTTAATATGAGATGCCACTGTCAAGATGAAAACAATGTATCGCTTGAAATCTTACACCTGGGTTACATTAAACCATGCTTAATGTCGAAGTAGGAAATGCCATGCTATCTCTCATTTATTCAATAGCTCTCGAGCTAAACACCTCTTAACCAAAATCAGGACGTATTGATACAAAACCAGGATGATTTTCACTGCCTAGAATCAGATCCATTGATCCAACGATGATGATGCACTTCAAGACCTTTTCTTCCTTCCCAGAACAGGCCTCTTCCCGATATTCGAAGAGCCTCTGCTAGAACTCGGCACCAACCCTCGCAGGATTGCCAGCACGCCAAATCCCACAAAAGGAAAGTACATTGTTAGGAGCTTATCAGACGCCTTTCCAGACCTGACCAGCTCCGACATCACTGCAGCCTGAACAggaacaaaaaaacaaaaaaaacaatgcTCAAAAGTAGAATTTGGCTCATTCATATGGAAAATGTAAATGCACCGCAACAAATCATCCCGACATAGGTACCGATTTAGATATCGATCCA is a genomic window containing:
- the LOC116206309 gene encoding homeobox-leucine zipper protein HDG2 isoform X1 — translated: MLAGIMIPARDHMMPSMIGSNGNLAAYGSTSGLSLSQPNLMDGGHHQLHPLEMAQNNSEGDLARLRDEEFDSTKSGSENQEGASGDDQEPRQKKKRYHRHTQHQIQEMEAFFKECPHPDDKQRKELSRQLGLEPLQVKFWFQNKRTQMKTQHERHENTQLRAENEKLRADNMRYREALSNASCPNCGGPTAIGEMSFDEHHMRLENARLREEIDRISAIAAKYVGKPVVNYPILSSPMAPRPLELGVGGFGGQPGGEMFGGAGDLLKSISGPTEADKPMIIELAVAAMEEMVRMSQLGEPLWTVSLDGATDVLNEDEYIRTFPRGIGPKPSGFKSEASRENAVVIMNHINLVEILMDVNQWSNVFSGIVSRAATLEVLSTGVAGNYNGALQVMTAEFQVPSPLVPTRESYFVRYCKQHADSTWAVVDVSLDNLRPSPTARCRRRPSGCVIQEMPNGYSKVVWVEHVEVDDRGVHSLYKQLVNSGHAFGAKRWVATLDRQCERLASAMATNIPTGEVGVITSQEGRKSMLKLAERMVISFCAGVSASTAHTWTTLSGTGADDVRVMTRKSVDDPGRPPGIVLSAATSFWLPVPPKRVFDFLRDENSRSEWDILSNGGVVQEMAHIANGRDTGNCVSLLRVNSANSSQSNMLILQESCTDSTGSFVIYAPVDIVAMNVVLNGGDPDYVALLPSGFAILPDGSAAPGGEVGPSGSLLTVAFQILVDSVPTAKLSLGSVATVNSLIACTVERIRASLSCETA
- the LOC116206309 gene encoding homeobox-leucine zipper protein HDG2 isoform X2 translates to MFQPNLMDGGHHQLHPLEMAQNNSEGDLARLRDEEFDSTKSGSENQEGASGDDQEPRQKKKRYHRHTQHQIQEMEAFFKECPHPDDKQRKELSRQLGLEPLQVKFWFQNKRTQMKTQHERHENTQLRAENEKLRADNMRYREALSNASCPNCGGPTAIGEMSFDEHHMRLENARLREEIDRISAIAAKYVGKPVVNYPILSSPMAPRPLELGVGGFGGQPGGEMFGGAGDLLKSISGPTEADKPMIIELAVAAMEEMVRMSQLGEPLWTVSLDGATDVLNEDEYIRTFPRGIGPKPSGFKSEASRENAVVIMNHINLVEILMDVNQWSNVFSGIVSRAATLEVLSTGVAGNYNGALQVMTAEFQVPSPLVPTRESYFVRYCKQHADSTWAVVDVSLDNLRPSPTARCRRRPSGCVIQEMPNGYSKVVWVEHVEVDDRGVHSLYKQLVNSGHAFGAKRWVATLDRQCERLASAMATNIPTGEVGVITSQEGRKSMLKLAERMVISFCAGVSASTAHTWTTLSGTGADDVRVMTRKSVDDPGRPPGIVLSAATSFWLPVPPKRVFDFLRDENSRSEWDILSNGGVVQEMAHIANGRDTGNCVSLLRVNSANSSQSNMLILQESCTDSTGSFVIYAPVDIVAMNVVLNGGDPDYVALLPSGFAILPDGSAAPGGEVGPSGSLLTVAFQILVDSVPTAKLSLGSVATVNSLIACTVERIRASLSCETA